The following are from one region of the Ochotona princeps isolate mOchPri1 chromosome 15, mOchPri1.hap1, whole genome shotgun sequence genome:
- the DNAJB7 gene encoding dnaJ homolog subfamily B member 7: protein MVDYYEVLGVHRDASPEDIKKAYHKEALKWHPDKNPENKEEAEKKFKEVAEAYEVLSDAEKRDIYDKFGKEGLKDEGRGQFDGECEHSFLFRRPDDVFNEIFGQRDPFSFNFFEDSLEELLQNPRGCCGSRCPGAGCFVPACSEYPAWETFPSYDPGYTSFGSLGQEGLSSFSSLAFEHDGMGNHIFLSGKFANDRNMGIYAKIVENDLEGEAEDEAELKFFLADGVVDMEGFQQETSWRSPPFHHCSPNSYSPTHACQYAFMDNDVQGIPWVSNHWEPSIFSTGFKEGGKRKKKKYKEVQKKKSTKRNH from the coding sequence ATGGTGGATTACTATGAAGTTCTAGGAGTGCACAGAGATGCTTCACCTGAGGACATTAAGAAGGCTTACCACAAAGAAGCCCTTAAATGGCATCCAGATAAAAACCCGGAAAATaaagaggaagcagagaaaaaatTCAAAGAAGTGGCGGAGGCCTATGAGGTATTATCGGATGCTGAAAAGCGGGACATTTATGATAAATTTGGCAAAGAAGGATTAAAAGATGAAGGCAGAGGGCAGTTTGACGGTGAATGTGAGCACAGTTTTCTATTTCGTAGGCCAGACGATGTCTTCAATGAAATATTTGGGCAAAGGGACCcgttttcatttaatttctttgaagaCTCACTAGAGGAACTCTTGCAGAACCCCAGAGGCTGCTGTGGGAGCAGGTGCCCGGGGGCCGGGTGCTTTGTCCCTGCCTGCAGTGAATACCCAGCCTGGGAGACATTTCCTTCCTATGACCCAGGATACACATCATTCGGGTCCCTGGGGCAGGAGggcctttcttcattctcctcgCTGGCCTTCGAGCATGATGGCATGGGCAATCACATATTCCTTTCAGGCAAATTTGCCAATGACAGAAACATGGGTATCTATGCAAAAATTGTTGAGAATGATCTAGAGGGAGAAGCTGAAGATGAAGCGGAGTTGAAATTCTTCCTTGCGGATGGCGTGGTGGATATGGAAGGTTTTCAACAAGAAACCAGCTGGAGGAGCCCACCTTTCCACCACTGTTCACCCAACTCCTACAGCCCCACCCATGCGTGTCAATATGCTTTTATGGACAATGACGTGCAAGGTATACCTTGGGTCAGCAACCACTGGGAGCCCTCTATTTTCTCCACGGGGTTCAAAGAAGGgggtaaaaggaaaaagaagaagtaCAAAGAGGTGCAGAAGAAGAAGTCCACCAAAAGGAATCATTAA